The region GGGCAATAGGAGATCCAAGAATAAAACCGGGCATTATGGAGCAAGGGATATTACTGGCCCTCCGCTTTCGCTTTGATCAGTACGTCAATCTTCGCCCAGCATTGTCTCTGCCAAATGTTAAAACACCGGTCAAACTTGAAGAAAGGACAATAGATTCAGTCGTTGTTCGAGAAAATACCGAAGACTTATACATGTGCATAGGCGACACAACGGATTCAGGAGAATTGGAGCTTCCAATAAATATAAATAGAGAGTTGTATAAATTAGAGGGATCTCTAAAACTAAAAACGACTCCTCTTTGTCCTTTCGCAGCACAAGCAGCTATAAACAGCAAGCCTGGAATTGAAAGAATAACAAGATATGCCGCGGAGTTGACCAAAAAAAGAGGGGAAGACATCCTTACGATTGTCTCCAAATCTAATGCTGTTTCGGCTTTATATGGTTTTTTTGAAGAATGTGCAATAAATATATTGTCAAGAGAATATCCGGAGTTGAAATATTCTACCGTCAACGTTGATGCTCTTTGCTATCATCTTGTAAGAAATCCTGCTTCTTACGGTGTACTCTTGTGTCCCAATCTTTTTGGTGACATTATCAGTGATCTTCAAGCAGGACTGGCTGGGGGACTCGGCACAGCAGCAGGCGGGAATATCGGAGATGGACTATCAATGTTTGAACCAGTACATGGATCAGCTCCTGATATAGCAAATACTGGAAGGGCTAATCCAATAGCAGCTATACTTTCAGGTGCACTTATGCTTGAACACCTAGACGAA is a window of Synergistaceae bacterium DNA encoding:
- a CDS encoding isocitrate/isopropylmalate dehydrogenase family protein — encoded protein: MKKYKIALLPGDGIGPEVTGESVKTLERVGERLGFSFEWDEYPHGANHYLATGEILSEVSMDNMEKCDAMLLGAIGDPRIKPGIMEQGILLALRFRFDQYVNLRPALSLPNVKTPVKLEERTIDSVVVRENTEDLYMCIGDTTDSGELELPININRELYKLEGSLKLKTTPLCPFAAQAAINSKPGIERITRYAAELTKKRGEDILTIVSKSNAVSALYGFFEECAINILSREYPELKYSTVNVDALCYHLVRNPASYGVLLCPNLFGDIISDLQAGLAGGLGTAAGGNIGDGLSMFEPVHGSAPDIANTGRANPIAAILSGALMLEHLDEEKASKAINSAVFNFLKNASRNELPFEFGGEATSEQVGENIRKYI